In a single window of the Olivibacter sp. SDN3 genome:
- a CDS encoding histone H1 codes for MEKFAALKELIASAEKDAQAFYEKGNKAAGTRLRGALQNTKTLAQEIRNEVTAKKNAK; via the coding sequence ATGGAAAAATTCGCAGCACTGAAAGAACTTATTGCATCGGCCGAAAAAGATGCACAGGCATTTTATGAAAAAGGAAACAAAGCAGCAGGCACACGCTTACGAGGCGCACTTCAGAACACAAAAACATTAGCGCAAGAAATACGCAACGAAGTTACCGCAA